Part of the Cherax quadricarinatus isolate ZL_2023a chromosome 87, ASM3850222v1, whole genome shotgun sequence genome, TAAAATGAAAGTAAAGATAgaattttatattttatacaGGACAAAGTTACGAGGTACTATTGAGCCAATAAAGCTGTTATGAGTGTATGAAATTAAATTTTGAATTGTTAGAATACAATTTATTGCTGGAAATGACAGAAGTTTAATTCGGTGACTGAAAAATTGCTCGATTAAATTTCTGGAAAATGTACATTATTAATTCCAAAAAACTTATGAAACTATTTAATTACTTTCTGCCTGTCCTGTGTGTACATTAAATTTCTCCTGGAAAGGAACAAAAATGGGGTTTTTGGTATGCTTCCACATGTGATAACTCCATGCCATGTTGTTGGCACAACCTTCACCACAGATATTACACTTAAAAGGTTTGGGTTCCTCTGGAGCTTTGCACTTGTGGTTTTCAAGAAAGTGAAGGGAAGAATATTTCTTTTTGCATACACCACATTCATATTGCTTTGACTTGCCGTGGGTTGTATAGTGCCGCTGAAGATCGCATTTCTGGAAAAAGCTTCGGCTACATATTTCACATCTGTGGGGTTTGTATCCACTATGAGCAAGTCTGTGTCGTCGGAGGGCACTGATGTGAGAGAGACCAGCACCACATATATCACATTTGTATGGTTTAGCTGCTTCATGACTTTCATTATGTTCGAGAAGTTCTTCTTTATAAGCAAACTCTCTATCACACACCGCACACTTATACGGCTTGTCTGGCATGGAACAAGACATGACATTTGACACTATATTTCCTCCATCCATCTGATCATTCATGATGTAGACATTATTATCTTTGATATGACTGTCCATGTGCTCATCAAAAGATGATTTGGTGAAAAATGTCCTGCCACAAATATGGCATCTCATCTCCACAAAGCGGTCAATTCGTCTCTTCCGCTTCATTGCACCATTCTGTTCATCATGCGACTCTACATTTATATCTATATCCAGGTTCTGGTTGAGGTGCAGTGGGGGAACTTGATGTGTTCCCGGAGGAGTACCCAACATCCCAATAGAAAAtgaatgaggatgatgaggatgtgaAGGAGGCAGTACAAGTGGGCCACCAAGCGATGCTTGATGATTTGGaacaggagggggaggagggggaatagACGGTGCATGAGGCAGAGGAGACGATAAAGGAGAGGATGATTTGGAACGTCCTGTTAAGTTTAAAGGAGAACATCTTGCACCATTTATGGTTAAATTAGAGGGTTCTGTCTGTGGAGAGTATGAATACTGAAAACCTTGCTCCATGTGAGATGAGACCTCTAAATCTTCAGGGTTCAGGGGAGTGTTACCAACTCGAATGTCTAACTGCGGCTCAAACGCACAAGGACTCAAGGATAAGGACTCCAAATTGAACTGCCTCCAGTGAGTACTGATATGAGTCATAACAGTTACTGCATCAGCAGGAAGATCAAGGCCACAAAAGCGACATCGTTCACCTATAGGACAGCCATAGCCAGCCATCTTCACTTCCAGCCTAAAATGATAAAGTTAATAATATACATGAATGAAATGATATGCAGGATAAGCGTAACAGCAGGTATAATTCATAACCTGCAAAATTCCTGTCTAAATATTTAAAACCAAACCAAACTATTCAGTATCTATATgtgcacacatttttttttttaacacatcagccatttcccgccaaggcagggtgacctgaaaaagaagaaacaccttcatcatcactcactccatcactgtcttgtgagAGATGTGCCaatactacagttaaaaaactgcagcaCATCTCCACCCCttttttagagtgcaggcacaaCACTtctcatacatacatgtatattatagTTAAATCAAATTCTATTTAGACCactatactttaatacctaaagaaATATTTCTTGAATATTAACAGTTTCTTGCAATAAAAAGTGCAAGCCTATATGAGGGAAAAAAATTAAGTGTTTTACCAGCAAGTGAAGCAGAGGCTGTAAGCTGGTTAAATTTTAGATAAGTCCAATAGTTCAGAGTTAATGTCTACAGTACATCCTCCATCATCCATCTTGTCTGGTCTGTTGAAAGACATAATACAGTATGTAATTACAAGCAATAttaagtacaggagggccccacttatgcagcaggttaggttttgggttactgctgtaaagtgaaacccttttttcactttcaaatgcatataaaagcctgagaACATGTTTAAACTATCATATATTCAGTGAGAAATAGAGCTAGGTcttaaaaaaaatgcatatacatgtatagtacacacatttcttaccttaaaatatttttgtccttagcttattgtgagtggtgaatatatttattgtaggaagtttgaataaatgaagaatgagcaTAAgtgaaaaccactgcattagcGAAACCCgataaagtgaagcgctgtaaagcacGGCCCTCCTATACACTATCCATGAAAGTGTAATTATAATAGGCAGATTAATATTCTTCTTTCATGTACACAAGCTGCTGACAGTGTTTTTGAGTCATTCCTTCTACAcacttgtagaaatatatattctgaattagattttttttattttgaacaAAGATGAGTACCTTCTTGCAGTGGTAGCATGCTCGGCTCACATTCAAGAATCCCAGGTCGAATCTTGGATGAGGCAAGATGTGTGAGCAAGTCTCCTCCTAACACCTGCAGCccgttacctagcagtaaatagatacctgggaaTTAGTACTGTCATGGGTTGCATCCAGGGAAAGGATCCAAAaatgaccccagtggaaatatctCACATTTTATTCATACTGTATATCATACATTAAATTCTGTGTAATTTACCTTATAATACCACTTTAAAGATTTCAAATTATATATGAGGCCTACCTCATTTATTCTGATACATAATTTATATGAACATACATATAAACTACAGTACtttatagaaagctccttgttatgtagagcatttcaggcagcATTAAAATTTACTTACAATTATTGGACAGTTGCACAATTTGGTTATTTTACTAAAATGCTATGTTTGCAAAATACTATAACATAAACTGTTACAATTTAGTTTATGATTTATGAAATTCTGAGAACTTATGAAATAATTtggtattatattttttattggtGAGTACTTAGGTAGAACATATTTTCGGTTAATATATGTGTTGAAACAGATTGATGATAAGAAAAACATCAGTATGAATGCTAATATGAGTTGAATCAAcagttttttagtttaatatcttcattatacACTCTATACCCATTCTGTAAGCAGCAgtaaaaagattacagaggtacataatgggtccagggactgggctgcaaagttttgatagctgaacaagttacagtggtaatgaactatttacatgtttgtaTCTGGTTACAACAACAGAGTTGCCATTGATACATCAGCCCTTAACATAATTTGTATAAGCAGGCTTTAAGTCAGACTCAGGAGATCTTTCTAACTATATTTTTGAAGCAGGTGGCTGAAGGGAAACTTTGCACCTTCCTGAAGGGAGTTTCAAATTTTAGAGCTCTTTATTTGCATGGATTGCCTGTATAGGTTAAGTTGAACATGTGGTACATCAAAGACACTTATTTCTTGTATtgtctgtgtgttctgttgcagctcTCTTGGAAAAGTCGAAGTGATGGACTGAACTAATACAGGGTTGTAGGTGATTTGCTGTAGTAGATCCCTAAACACAAATACCACAGCTGATGTAAGAATAGATTATTAAATAATACAGAGTGAGTTATGTTGTTTATGGAACATAGAAGTATATCTTTGATAGAATACCTACAGTTTGGAAATTTTCTTACACATGTTAgatgtacaaaacaaattctggccacaaaatagagcgaaacaccaacgtcaaagacctgggagtgatcatgtcggagaatctcaccttcaaggaccataacattgtatcgatcgcatctcctagaaaaatgacaggatggataatgagaaccttcaaaacgagggatgccaagcccatgatgacactcttcagatcacttgttctatctaggctggaatattgctgcacactaacatcacctttcaaggcaggtgaaattgctgacctagaaaatgtacagagaaccttcacggcacgcataacggagataaaacacctcaattactgggagcgcttgaggttcctgaacctgtattccgtggaacgcaggcgggagagatacatgattatatacacctggaaaatcctagagggactagtaccgaatttgcacacgaaaatcactcactacgaaagcaaaagacttggcagatgatgaaacatccccccaatgaaaagcaggggtgtcactagcacgttaagagaccatacaataagtgtcaggggcccgagactgttcaactgcctcccagcatacataagggggattaccaacagacccctggcagtcttcaagctggcactggacaagcacctaaagtcggttcctgatcagccaggctgtggttcgtacgttggtttgcgtgcagccagcagtaacagcctggttgatcaggctctgatccaccaggaggcctggtcacagaccgggccgcgggggcgttgacccccggaactctctccaggtaaactccagatgcgAGTGTTGAATTTTAGGTTGCAGTCAAGATATAGTGTATACCTAAGACTCTTCCCTCGCCTTCTCACTCTTATGtgtgaattatttatttttatgttgAAATGGATAATTTTAGCTTTATTCTCAAACAACATATAGAAATTCTTGTCAATATTGAGATTAAGTTTGTTAGTTGCCATCAGGTAATCTTTTATGAGCTCCACATTGACTGTGTTGCTGAGGGCAACAGGATCTAGATTAGCTATGACAAATGTTGTGTAATCTGCTAACAGGACTGGTTTAAGTTCCTGGGAGACATTTGTTAGGTCACTGATATATATGAGGAATAACAGTGGGCCAAGGTTGCTACCCTGAGGCACCCCTATGTTAACTATTCGTGTTAAGCAATGTTGGAACAGGTGCTGAGGTCTTCAAGAAGAAAGTGAACAAATGTCTGCAccaagtgtcagatcaaccaggctgttatggatatgtgggccagtggactgccagcaacaacagcttgGATGATCAGGCAAGCCTGGCCCTGTAATGAAGTAGTATCATTGTGTGTCACATGTTGACATCTGTAGTCAAGGTAGAACTATACATATGTGTCAGCATGATGTCTGATACCATAATGCTCTAGTTTCATCAAGTTGTGCGTTAATATAAAATGCTCTTCTGAGATAAATAGAGAGAACCATTGAATATTCAATACTTTTTAAGAGCTGAATAAAGAGAGTCAGGCatcttaagtaagtaagtttatttaggctcaatgacacataagtacaattatcatatatagtgtaaatttcCTAGGATAACGCAAAgattcaaagtgacttatttctattagtACTATTTCCTAGTCTAAGCCAGACTGGCAAGAGGTTGATATTCTGTTTAATAATAAATGCACATATCTGTTTATAAATTATCTTATAAAAACATTACAGACAATAATAGGGAAGGGAAAAACTTAAAGCTCGATCCAAGGATAGGGAGAATAGGTGtggttccctggatcaagagcccctagaTGGATACAAAATATGATTATTataactaagagctaaacccacaagggtcatacagcgctgagtGGTACAAAATAGTAAGCTAAATGATAACGTATGTACTAACTCAGATAACCCTTCGAGACCAGTCTTAAAATGATAAAACCTACTTTTCCATAATTAATTAAAGTTATTTTTATCTCACAGTGATGTCTATATTAATTTTTCCTGTTCAGATTTCCTAAAATACAAGAGAAAAAACTAACGATTTCCCCTCTAAAGATAATCCGTCGTCCCCTTCAGAGGACGCCGACGACAACANNNNNNNNNNNNNNNNNNNNNNNNNNNNNNNNNNNNNNNNNNNNNNNNNNNNNNNNNNNNNNNNNNNNNNNNNNNNNNNNNNNNNNNNNNNNNNNNNNNNATatttttttctacaagtacatgtacaagatatacaggcctagctgacatcaatgacatactactacatagaaagccacttgttatgcagagcatttcaggcaaattaagttagttttgtcccaggatgcaacccacactagtcaactaacacccaagtacccattattactgatgggtgaacattgacaaccagtgtaaggacacacacccagtgtttccacctgttTGCTGGGGTAGAATCCTGCCACagctctaagtgctctcagcctttttCTGTATTGGCAACAAAGTCTGGTTATAAGAAGTCCTAACAGAAAAACCTTAAATCTGAGTGAATTGGTGCAGTAAACACTATATAACACAGAAATTCACATTGAGATGGAAGAGAATGCAGGGTGAAGCGATATGTATACTTTAGCCTGTAACTGAGATTCTCTTCGACAGGCATTGAACTACAGCTATCTCTTATTTAGGTCATTTTAATATAAACTTTACACTCTGAGTAAAGGCTTAAAACAGATTACTTACAGTTTGGTAATTAGCGAACCAAAGTTAAGATCGCTATAACAAATCAAAATTACTTCAAATAAGTTAAACTTTCGACACTCATAGACCAAAATGCTTGAACAGTGTTATTACAATTTGGTTTCACTTGTACTAATGGTCAGGTCATAGTTCTGGGTCTGACATTGCTGATCATTTCTTTCCACAGTGAGTGTATTCTGTGGCACAGTTCACCATTATGTTACATTTATATATTAACTCTTGATATGTGTCCTCTAGCTTATAATTTTTTGTAGTACAGTATTCATGCCTTTAGCAAAACACAGCTGAAGTTTGGATTGGGAACAATAAACAATTGTTTAAGGTCACAATTCATGAAACTTTAGAAAATTAATCATGTGTTCATGATTGCAAGATTGCTGCAGCACTTGCAGAGACTTATTGCTACATGTGTTTGAGAAGACCATTATATTTGCTTTTGTATTTACCTTATACAACATCCATATACTATATTACAATGAATTGGTTAACAGTTTGTTTGTATACAGGTTAATAAACAGGTCTAATAGTTATGTAAGAAATTTTGGTTAGAATTAAACTAGGACAAAGCTATAAAGGTATTACCATTAACAATTTAATTATAATAAGCAGCTTTCAAAATGTTTTACACAATTTATATTCCACATTAAATTATATATTATAGTTTTATGTTGCAATATATTATGTACAAACTGTAAGTGTtgcataatatattttttttcacttaaaTATCTTGTTTTTTGCAGAGGTTTACCAGACTGGTTCAAGAGTGCTGTGTTTAATGAGTTATATTTCATATCAGACGGTGGATCAGTTTGGCTAGAGATGCCCCAGAATGCAAACACTTCATTACCCACATACGATTCACGGTGAGTGAGAATGTAGGAAACAACTTCTTGTCTGCCTCCAGCCAGGAGATGGGGGGGGGTTTGTATGATGTACAGTATAGGTGATTACctattcagggaaacctgttagccgaacttgagtcatggagatgggaaggatggaacctgcactctgaaggagaggtgaggatatgttgcagtttttactgtagtattggcatgcctctggcaagatttgactatcacccacaggatgggtatatgggtGCATAATACAGTGATGGGTGAGTGATTatgaaagtgttttttcttttgggggcaccctgcctcagtgggaaatggtcgatgtgttaaaaaaaaaaaagactgtcaCTATAATTGTAGATTATAATTTTTTAACCACATCAACCATTTCCCACCAGTGGAGGATTTTATATTACATTATGTTACATAGTCCTCCATCCTGCATTACACTATTTGTGGAATCATGCATTCATGTTTATAGTTAACTTTTATTATTAAACTTCTTTGTAATTAGATTTTATGGTCATTTTCCAGGAGTTTAATTCTCCCATTAAAAATAGCAGCACAAATTCCTATATCTTGCACAAAAAATCTTGAAAATACCAGTAAGTAAAGTGAATTTTGATTTTTCAACAGGAGAATGTGCAAAGCTTATTAAAAATTGTTCTctggtatattttttttattttaacatgctggccacCAAGGcaagataaccccaaaaaaaaaaaaaaaaaaaaaaaaaggaacagtcttgccagaggtgcacagatgcgacagtttagatgtcactctaaacagcaaatatcaaaAACCCCTCCTCAAGTCCAGCtcacagcttgtcaggtcccaaaaactatgTTTCCATtcactgcataatattcacaccaaacattTATCTCAAAAACATCACTGTCTGCCTCTAATATACTTTATAATTATGCTGAATTTGTCTTTGtatattttttgtatgttttGATTACTGCCATCAATAGTTTTGTAACGTTTAATATTATAATTGCTGCAGTATAATCAAAGTCGGTATAGCATGACATATATCTACAGCCCTGAATATGGTCGATTTGCATACCTGGAAAGTCACGAGTATCGGATGTACAACACTTATGATGTACACTTCTATGCATCATGGGCACTGGTGATGCTGTGGCCTGAACTGCAGAAGTCACTACAGTATGACATGGCTCAATGGACAACATCTGCTGACCTCACACCACGTACTCACCTGTTCCGGGGAAATAAAGGAGTCAGAAAGTTGGCTAATGCTGTTCCTCATGATGCTGGTGACCCTGGTGAGTATACCTCATAGGGATACTTCAAGACGGGTTCCTTGTTGCTGATGAAGTACTCTTAAGTCAAGAAACTGAAGCCTTTCTCCCTCCTCTCTTTTCtcagatcaaacttgattgccttccattcccaaGGTATATAACATGTTGCAGGTTTAACATTTCCAATAAAGATaatcattttccttctttttttaaaATGCAGTTAGCATTTACTGATTTTAATAGCATctactgattttttttatattatcattTCTCAATTTTTCCAGCATTACAGTTATTTTCTTGATCTTTTAAATGTAGCTGTATGTGACTGACCTTTGTCCTGTGCTTAACATTGGTGCCATGGAATTAGTAACTGTGTGTAaagaataaaaggcacaataccgtgactggagcaatacgcAGATAATCCGCACAcatgagaaagaagcttatgacaatgTTTCAATCCAACTTGGCCTATTAACTAGTCTTGCACTGTGTGagactaattaatggtccaagttggactgaaatgttatcataagtttctcctatgcgagggttatttgtgtaactctGTGTATTTAGCAGTAGCAATGGGAGCAACACTTTGTTTGGGTTTCTCAAAGTACTTTTTTTTGTCTCTTGATTATTTTCAGTTCCAGCCTGTTTTGGAATCCACTTCACTTGATTTTGCCTTGCATatctggcagtttggagggatatgttatgtatctttatatgtgtatgcttctagactgttgtattctgagcacctctgcaaaaacagtgataatgtgcgagtgtggtgaaagtgttgaatgatgatgaaagtattttctttttggggattttctttcttttttgggtcaccctgcctcggtgggagacggccgacttgttgaaaaaaaaaaaaaaaaaaaaaatctgtgaacCTTATAATATTGCACGTACACTCCTTGAACTTGTATCAATTCTGTCAGTATATCAGCATATGGCAAGCAGTCCAGTTGATGTACTCATTTCCTTGCTTGAACACTTATATCCCTAAGCACTCTCCTTCCTGTTATATTTTCTTAACTCAGTCTAATCTGACAGTATTGAACTCCTTCTGTGGAAATTTTTACTTTTCAAAAATCAGGTACATTACAGCTTGATTGGCCCTATTATAGACTCATTTCTCTTGCCAGATCTGTTTGCAAATGCAAGGTTAACAAAAGActtgtataaataacaaaaaaaggcacaatactgtgactggaacgatacacaaataacccacacatagaagagaggagcttacgacgacgtttcggtccaacttggaccatttacaaagccacacgtcgttgtaagctcctctcttctatgtgcgggttatttgtgtaaaagacTTGTATGACGTGCAAGGAGGAGGTATTCTGGCACAGAACTTTTCTCTTTTCATACATTTGCAGCCATCTTGTCATGGCCATCTTTTTTGACATATAGAAAGCTGACATCATTTGGCTTTATCACATCTTATCCTAAGCCTTTTTTTAATGCAAAACCTGCATTTTCTTTGTTTTTATACTTTTTTTGACAGACTCTTTGTGTTTAGGTAAGTAATAGTTTTCTCTGACTTTGTTACAGATATGGAGACCCACATGAATGTGTACTTTGCACTACATCATTCCTAATTACTATCAGTGGACTTGCACCTGTTCTCGCTCATGGGATTTGGTCATTCCTTGCTATGTTGGTGACTGCTGATTTGTTTATTCTGGCACAAACAGTCAGCTTGTGGCTATCCTATTACAattcattatttattatacatATATCTGATTGAACCACATCACACTGCTTCAAGTTCTCGATATACAAAAAGAATTCTTTAACTCTCACACTATGCCTTATCATTCCCCATTCATTGCTATTCCTATGTGACTTTTTCCTTTGTGTTGTCAAAGTGTTAAATTCCTTGATATGCTCTTCCTTTATCAGCTGTCATAGAAAAATTATATTGCTATTTGCTAAGCAGGCTTTCATAGCCTGAATTATAGTACAGTACTCAGAATCTTGCCTCATCCTTTCTTGTGAGCTGATAGACGGACACTTTTCAGTTTCATTCAACTATatgccagccatctcccaccaatctcgcacccatggggaagtggaacagaattcttcctccgtaagccatgcatgttgtaagaggcgactaaaatgctgggagcaaggggctagtaaccccttctcctgtataaattactaaatttaaaaagagaaactttcgtttttctttttgggccaccccgccttggtgggatacggccggtttgttaaaaaaaaaaaaattatagtacAAAGGCTTGAATTTAGACCTGAAATAGTTCTCATGGATATTTTGCTATTAGAATGATAACTATACAGTCCTACCATACTTGTTAAACTGTACCAGTTGCTGAATTATAGTACTTTTTTTTAACTTGACATATTTTTCCTTATTTTCAGAGGATGAACCATTTGTTCGAGTTAATGCCTACCAAATACATGACATCAGCTTTTGGAAAGATCTCAACCTAAAGTTTGTTTTGCAGGTAAGATGACTTATGAATGAGTCTTGAGTCTCACTTGAAATGCATGTGGCTGGATTTTGACATTGTGGTGCAGTATGTCTACATTTACTTAGACTgtaatacctttgatatacctttgaagagtttcgagagtttcattactcttggagcctggccatgggccaggctcgtctggagcttgcctggtcaaccagactgttgctgctggaggcccactgccccacatatccatcacagcctggttgatctggcacctggtgacgatacttgtccagtttcctctataATGAATATATTCTTTGCATCATGTAGTAATGTTCAGGCcatataaaatttatattagcTTAAGCAAACACAACTGCTACAGCACAGAAGTAATAGAATGTAAATTCAGTTTAATAAAAGAGGAGCCACAGAGATCGTGTTATAAGTTTTGAATTTGGAACTTAATGTGAAATCTAAATGCTAACTTGATTTGCAAGAGGTTTCTCTTTTGTCCAAACATTAATAAAAGATGTGAATTAAAGGTTATAAAATGGATTTACAGTTTATTGATAATAAACAGTACAGCAAACCTCCGTATTTGTGGATTTGTCATTCCTGAAATCTTAGTATTTATGAGTTGACAAATGTAAGTATATGTATTATAccaatattggcagtttggagggatatgttgtgtatctctatacgtatatgcttctaaactgttatattctgagcacctctgcaaaagcagtgataatgtgtgagtgtggtgaaagtgttgaatgatgatgaaagtattttctttttggggattttctttcttttttttgggtcaccctgcctcggtgggagacgaccgacttgttgaaaaaaaaaaaaaaaatgtattatacATGGTAACATGTGGACTTGCACACCTACAACAAGCAACAGTAAGTCAGAAAGTATACAGGATGCTTCTTGAAGTGATAAATATCAGGACTCTGTACCCTCACACACATACCAggcttatacacaaataacccgcacatgaaagagagaagcttacgacgacgtttcggtccgactagagtcggaccaaaacgtcgtcgtaagcttctctcttttatgtgcgggttatttgtgtattgttccagtcacggtattgtgcctttttgttatttatttattataccaGGCTTATTTATGTCTgtgtttttttccttttttttctttaatattcCACAATCAGTCATCATTGTCATTCATCATGTCATGTAAGAGAAGTAGCAGtgctaaagaaagtgagaaacatgagcTTAGATTAACTCTTGGAATGTCTAAGCACTGAAttcttatttttttcattactgtaCTTTATCAGTTAAATTTATGTATAACACTACATATGTCAGAAATAACTACTGCATTAACTAAGGTTCTACATATTTGTaggttatttttattgttaaataTTTTAAATTCTCCCTAT contains:
- the LOC128703784 gene encoding zinc finger protein 157-like; amino-acid sequence: MAGYGCPIGERCRFCGLDLPADAVTVMTHISTHWRQFNLESLSLSPCAFEPQLDIRVGNTPLNPEDLEVSSHMEQGFQYSYSPQTEPSNLTINGARCSPLNLTGRSKSSSPLSSPLPHAPSIPPPPPPVPNHQASLGGPLVLPPSHPHHPHSFSIGMLGTPPGTHQVPPLHLNQNLDIDINVESHDEQNGAMKRKRRIDRFVEMRCHICGRTFFTKSSFDEHMDSHIKDNNVYIMNDQMDGGNIVSNVMSCSMPDKPYKCAVCDREFAYKEELLEHNESHEAAKPYKCDICGAGLSHISALRRHRLAHSGYKPHRCEICSRSFFQKCDLQRHYTTHGKSKQYECGVCKKKYSSLHFLENHKCKAPEEPKPFKCNICGEGCANNMAWSYHMWKHTKNPIFVPFQEKFNVHTGQAESN